One window from the genome of Cricetulus griseus strain 17A/GY chromosome 2, alternate assembly CriGri-PICRH-1.0, whole genome shotgun sequence encodes:
- the Cxxc1 gene encoding CXXC-type zinc finger protein 1 isoform X3, with amino-acid sequence MDGDGSDLEPPDAGEDSKSENGENAPIYCICRKPDINCFMIGCDNCNEWFHGDCIRITEKMAKAIREWYCRDCREKDPKLEIRYRHKKSRERDGSERDGSEPRDEGGGRKRPASDPDLQRRAGSGTGVGTMLARGSASPHKSSPQPLVATPSQHHQQQQQQQQIKRSARMCGECEACRRTEDCGHCDFCRDMKKFGGPNKIRQKCRLRQCQLRARESYKYFPSSLSPVTPSEALPRPRRPPPTQQQPQPSQKLGRIREDEGTVLSSVGKELPEATATPEPLSDEDLALDPDLYQDFCAGAFDDHGLPWMSDAEESPFLDPAMRKRAVKVKHVKRREKKSEKKEERYKRHRQKQKHKDKWKHPERADAKDPASLPQCLGPGCVHAAQPGSKYCSDDCGMKLAANRIYEILPQRIQQWQQSPCIAEEHGKKLLERIRREQQSARTRLQEMERRFHELEAIILRAKQQAVREDEENNENDSDDTDLQIFCVSCGHPINPRVALRHMERCYAKYESQTSFGSMYPTRIEGATRLFCDVYNPQSKTYCKRLQVLCPEHSRDPKVPADEVCGCPLVRDVFELTGDFCRLPKRQCNRHYCWEKLRRAEVDLERVRVWYKLDELFEQERNVRTAMTNRAGLLALMLHQTIQHDPLTTDLRSSADR; translated from the exons ATG GATGGAGACGGTTCAGACTTGGAGCCTCCAGATGCTGGAGAGGACAGCAAGTCTGAGAATGGGGAGAATGCTCCCATCTACTGCATCTGCCGAAAACCAGACATCAACTGCTTCATGAT TGGATGTGACAACTGCAATGAGTGGTTCCATGGGGACTGCATCAGGATCACTGAGAAGATGGCCAAAGCCATCCGGGAATGGTACTGTCGGGATTGCCGAG AGAAGGACCCGAAGCTGGAGATTCGTTACCGACACAAAAAATCCCGGGAACGGGATGGCAGTGAGCGGGACGGCAGTGAGCCCCGGGATGAGGGAGGAGGGCGCAAGAGGCCTGCTTCAGATCCAGACCTGCAGCGCCGGGCAGGGTCAGGGACAGGGGTTGGGACCATGCTTGCTCGGGGCTCAGCTTCGCCCCACAAATCTTCTCCACAGCCCTTAGTGGCTACACCTAGCCAG catcaccagcagcagcagcaacagcaacaaatcaAACGGTCAGCCCGAATGTGTGGTGAGTGTGAGGCATGCCGGCGCACTGAGGACTGTGGCCACTGTGATTTCTGCCGTGACATGAAGAAGTTCGGGGGGCCCAACAAGATCCGGCAGAAGTGCCGGCTTCGCCAGTGTCAGCTGCGGGCACGG GAATCGTACAAGTACTTCCCTTCCTCG CTCTCGCCGGTGACGCCCTCAGAGGCCCTGCCAAGGCCCCGCCGGCCACCACCCACTCAACAGCAGCCACAGCCATCCCAGAAGCTGGGGCGTATCCGTGAAGATGAGGGGACAGTGTTGTCATCTGTGGGTAAGGAGCTGCCAGAGGCTACAGCAACACCCGAGCCACTCTCAGATGAGGACCTGGCATTGGACCCTGACCTGTACCAGGACTTCTGTGCCGGAGCCTTTGATGATCACGGCCTA CCCTGGATGAGTGACGCAGAAGAGTCCCCATTCCTGGATCCCGCAATGAGGAAACGGGCCGTAAAAGTGAAGCACGTGAAGCGTCGAGAGAAGAAGTCTGAGAAGAAG GAGGAGAGATATAAACGGCATCgacagaagcagaagcataaAGACAAATGGAAACACCCAGAGAGGGCTGATGCCAAGGACCCTGCATCACTACCGCAGTGCCTGGGGCCTGGCTGTGTGCATGCTGCCCAGCCTGGTTCTAAGTATTGTTCAGATGACTGTGGCATGAAGCTGGCAGCCAA CCGAATCTATGAGATTCTCCCGCAGCGCATCCAGCAGTGGCAGCAAAGCCCCTGCATTGCTGAAGAACATGGCAAGAAGCTCCTGGAACGCATCCGCCGTGAACAGCAGAGTGCCCGAACCCGTCTTCAAGAAATGGAACGCAGATTCCATGAACTTGAGGCCATCATTCTTCGTGCTAAGCAGCAGGCTGTGCGTGAGGATGAGGAG AACAATGAGAATGACAGTGACGACACAGATCTACAGATCTTCTGTGTCTCCTGTGGACATCCCATCAACCCACGTGTTGCCTTGCGTCACATGGAGCGTTGCTATGCCAAG TATGAGAGCCAGACATCCTTTGGGTCCATGTACCCCACACGCATTGAAGG GGCTACCCGACTCTTCTGTGACGTCTACAATCCCCAGAGCAAAACATACTGTAAGCGGCTCCAGGTGCTATGTCCTGAGCACTCACGGGACCCCAAA GTGCCCGCTGATGAGGTCTGTGGGTGTCCACTTGTACGtgatgtctttgaactcacaggtgATTTTTGCCGTCTGCCTAAGCGCCAGTGCAATCGCCATTATTGCTGGGAGAAGCTTCGGCGTGCAGAAGTGGACTTAGAGCGTGTCCGGGTG TGGTATAAGCTGGACGAGCTGTTTGAGCAGGAACGTAATGTTCGCACAGCCATGACCAACCGAGCAGGATTACTTGCCCTGATGCTGCACCAAACGATCCAACATGACCCACTCACTACCGACCTTCGATCTAGTGCTGACCGCTGA
- the Cxxc1 gene encoding CXXC-type zinc finger protein 1 isoform X2 gives MDGDGSDLEPPDAGEDSKSENGENAPIYCICRKPDINCFMIGCDNCNEWFHGDCIRITEKMAKAIREWYCRDCREKDPKLEIRYRHKKSRERDGSERDGSEPRDEGGGRKRPASDPDLQRRAGSGTGVGTMLARGSASPHKSSPQPLVATPSQHHQQQQQQQQIKRSARMCGECEACRRTEDCGHCDFCRDMKKFGGPNKIRQKCRLRQCQLRARESYKYFPSSLSPVTPSEALPRPRRPPPTQQQPQPSQKLGRIREDEGTVLSSVGKELPEATATPEPLSDEDLALDPDLYQDFCAGAFDDHGLPWMSDAEESPFLDPAMRKRAVKVKHVKRREKKSEKKKEERYKRHRQKQKHKDKWKHPERADAKDPASLPQCLGPGCVHAAQPGSKYCSDDCGMKLAANRIYEILPQRIQQWQQSPCIAEEHGKKLLERIRREQQSARTRLQEMERRFHELEAIILRAKQQAVREDEENNENDSDDTDLQIFCVSCGHPINPRVALRHMERCYAKYESQTSFGSMYPTRIEGATRLFCDVYNPQSKTYCKRLQVLCPEHSRDPKVPADEVCGCPLVRDVFELTGDFCRLPKRQCNRHYCWEKLRRAEVDLERVRVWYKLDELFEQERNVRTAMTNRAGLLALMLHQTIQHDPLTTDLRSSADR, from the exons ATG GATGGAGACGGTTCAGACTTGGAGCCTCCAGATGCTGGAGAGGACAGCAAGTCTGAGAATGGGGAGAATGCTCCCATCTACTGCATCTGCCGAAAACCAGACATCAACTGCTTCATGAT TGGATGTGACAACTGCAATGAGTGGTTCCATGGGGACTGCATCAGGATCACTGAGAAGATGGCCAAAGCCATCCGGGAATGGTACTGTCGGGATTGCCGAG AGAAGGACCCGAAGCTGGAGATTCGTTACCGACACAAAAAATCCCGGGAACGGGATGGCAGTGAGCGGGACGGCAGTGAGCCCCGGGATGAGGGAGGAGGGCGCAAGAGGCCTGCTTCAGATCCAGACCTGCAGCGCCGGGCAGGGTCAGGGACAGGGGTTGGGACCATGCTTGCTCGGGGCTCAGCTTCGCCCCACAAATCTTCTCCACAGCCCTTAGTGGCTACACCTAGCCAG catcaccagcagcagcagcaacagcaacaaatcaAACGGTCAGCCCGAATGTGTGGTGAGTGTGAGGCATGCCGGCGCACTGAGGACTGTGGCCACTGTGATTTCTGCCGTGACATGAAGAAGTTCGGGGGGCCCAACAAGATCCGGCAGAAGTGCCGGCTTCGCCAGTGTCAGCTGCGGGCACGG GAATCGTACAAGTACTTCCCTTCCTCG CTCTCGCCGGTGACGCCCTCAGAGGCCCTGCCAAGGCCCCGCCGGCCACCACCCACTCAACAGCAGCCACAGCCATCCCAGAAGCTGGGGCGTATCCGTGAAGATGAGGGGACAGTGTTGTCATCTGTGGGTAAGGAGCTGCCAGAGGCTACAGCAACACCCGAGCCACTCTCAGATGAGGACCTGGCATTGGACCCTGACCTGTACCAGGACTTCTGTGCCGGAGCCTTTGATGATCACGGCCTA CCCTGGATGAGTGACGCAGAAGAGTCCCCATTCCTGGATCCCGCAATGAGGAAACGGGCCGTAAAAGTGAAGCACGTGAAGCGTCGAGAGAAGAAGTCTGAGAAGAAG AAGGAGGAGAGATATAAACGGCATCgacagaagcagaagcataaAGACAAATGGAAACACCCAGAGAGGGCTGATGCCAAGGACCCTGCATCACTACCGCAGTGCCTGGGGCCTGGCTGTGTGCATGCTGCCCAGCCTGGTTCTAAGTATTGTTCAGATGACTGTGGCATGAAGCTGGCAGCCAA CCGAATCTATGAGATTCTCCCGCAGCGCATCCAGCAGTGGCAGCAAAGCCCCTGCATTGCTGAAGAACATGGCAAGAAGCTCCTGGAACGCATCCGCCGTGAACAGCAGAGTGCCCGAACCCGTCTTCAAGAAATGGAACGCAGATTCCATGAACTTGAGGCCATCATTCTTCGTGCTAAGCAGCAGGCTGTGCGTGAGGATGAGGAG AACAATGAGAATGACAGTGACGACACAGATCTACAGATCTTCTGTGTCTCCTGTGGACATCCCATCAACCCACGTGTTGCCTTGCGTCACATGGAGCGTTGCTATGCCAAG TATGAGAGCCAGACATCCTTTGGGTCCATGTACCCCACACGCATTGAAGG GGCTACCCGACTCTTCTGTGACGTCTACAATCCCCAGAGCAAAACATACTGTAAGCGGCTCCAGGTGCTATGTCCTGAGCACTCACGGGACCCCAAA GTGCCCGCTGATGAGGTCTGTGGGTGTCCACTTGTACGtgatgtctttgaactcacaggtgATTTTTGCCGTCTGCCTAAGCGCCAGTGCAATCGCCATTATTGCTGGGAGAAGCTTCGGCGTGCAGAAGTGGACTTAGAGCGTGTCCGGGTG TGGTATAAGCTGGACGAGCTGTTTGAGCAGGAACGTAATGTTCGCACAGCCATGACCAACCGAGCAGGATTACTTGCCCTGATGCTGCACCAAACGATCCAACATGACCCACTCACTACCGACCTTCGATCTAGTGCTGACCGCTGA